One region of Cucurbita pepo subsp. pepo cultivar mu-cu-16 chromosome LG03, ASM280686v2, whole genome shotgun sequence genomic DNA includes:
- the LOC111790592 gene encoding calmodulin-binding protein 25-like, translating into MASSDNFPTVLDPWPFRSTFQDPWNSDPFSRETQTLAKALHTSLLPSDSQSFSSFLHLISPESADPTPTVSAASDPDSAAPNRQTTTTSSIPPTRGKISKRKSRASKKNHTTFITADPANFRQMVQQVTGVRFGNSQLLVPPVLKPEPQRPTVNFAVCGGSGAGLPTLDTSAFLLNHHHHHHHQQQSSGSGSDITGLGPLSFGPDLGLPNNDPIGSDFDTFSSFPTLESWKAVI; encoded by the coding sequence ATGGCGTCCTCCGATAACTTCCCGACCGTCCTCGATCCATGGCCGTTCCGCTCCACCTTTCAGGACCCATGGAATTCCGATCCCTTTTCAAGAGAAACCCAAACTCTGGCCAAAGCCCTCCACACTTCCCTTCTCCCCTCCGATTCACAGTCCTTCTCTTCCTTTCTCCACCTCATCTCCCCTGAATCCGCTGATCCCACTCCCACTGTTTCCGCCGCTTCCGACCCGGACTCCGCCGCTCCCAACCGGCAGACGACGACGACTTCTTCAATTCCACCTACTCGAGGCAAGATTTCCAAGCGGAAGTCTAGAGCCTCCAAGAAGAATCACACCACGTTTATCACGGCGGACCCGGCTAATTTCCGTCAAATGGTTCAGCAAGTCACCGGCGTTCGATTTGGTAACTCCCAACTCTTGGTTCCCCCTGTTTTGAAGCCGGAGCCGCAGAGACCAACTGTCAATTTCGCCGTCTGCGGCGGTTCTGGTGCTGGACTCCCGACGCTCGACACGTCTGCCTTTCTACtcaaccaccaccaccaccaccaccatcaaCAGCAGAGCTCCGGGAGCGGATCTGATATAACTGGGCTGGGCCCACTCTCTTTTGGGCCGGATTTAGGGTTGCCGAATAATGACCCAATCGGGTCGGATTTTGATACATTTTCGTCTTTTCCCACTCTCGAGTCGTGGAAGGCGGTTATCTGA